A genomic stretch from Mycobacterium paraterrae includes:
- a CDS encoding dimethylamine monooxygenase subunit DmmA family protein, which translates to MGAHALQATHPTRVQGRENMTIEKTGLTTTSLGATRPELVVVGPPGAAPQPGMPVWPDTPDGIDPEGATFLVIAASSEPEAHDVAQNWMTAAACVAPTRLLAVGSLADDNNRRAVEQAIAKACTGVRIMVVGGQHDVLLTLAAARTAGALPEELSAFVIHTRDLPMYCAHCRDTHRVVGQPGEIVECPGCRRQVEIHRHCSATRGSFLASDAQARTLA; encoded by the coding sequence ATGGGTGCTCATGCGCTGCAGGCAACGCACCCGACCAGAGTGCAGGGACGCGAGAACATGACGATCGAAAAGACCGGCCTGACAACGACATCGTTGGGTGCGACCCGCCCGGAGCTAGTCGTCGTCGGTCCTCCCGGCGCCGCGCCGCAGCCCGGTATGCCGGTCTGGCCTGATACGCCAGACGGTATCGATCCCGAGGGGGCGACATTCTTGGTGATTGCCGCAAGCTCAGAACCCGAGGCGCATGATGTCGCGCAGAACTGGATGACGGCCGCTGCCTGCGTTGCGCCGACCCGATTATTGGCCGTCGGCTCGCTGGCCGACGACAACAACCGGCGCGCCGTGGAGCAGGCAATAGCCAAGGCGTGTACCGGAGTACGCATCATGGTTGTCGGCGGTCAGCATGATGTGTTGCTCACGCTGGCCGCCGCCCGCACCGCGGGCGCCCTGCCCGAGGAACTCAGCGCATTCGTGATCCACACCCGCGACCTACCGATGTATTGTGCGCACTGCCGCGACACCCACCGCGTCGTCGGGCAGCCCGGTGAGATCGTCGAATGTCCAGGGTGCCGAAGGCAAGTCGAGATTCATCGGCACTGCTCCGCCACTCGGGGCAGCTTTCTCGCATCCGACGCCCAAGCGAGGACGTTGGCATGA
- a CDS encoding PDR/VanB family oxidoreductase, whose protein sequence is MTATDVAYQAHLHPAYTTASRSLRVASVTSLTPQIKHYRLVSDDGTPLTPYQPGSHLIVTVGEHRNAYSLVDDGVLPASYGISVMRRGEGRGSDLMHDQLQAGDLVEIEGPRAMFSPILNQRNALLVAGGIGVTPILSHARAIARRGGTADIIYSYRPGNAAHLDDLREIADRPGITLREVLTVEDTIDMMSVRFRAQPLGTHAYACGPPALLDTYLRAARNAGWPSARVHLERFTAPQQDPGDPFTAIMASSGEVIDVPAGVSLLQRLLDHGLQVRNLCRRGVCGECRITVLAGEIEHRDFVLTDEEKSTNTTMLSCVSRGRDIEVGL, encoded by the coding sequence ATGACGGCAACAGACGTCGCGTACCAAGCGCACTTGCATCCGGCCTACACCACCGCATCGCGGTCGCTCAGGGTTGCCTCGGTGACGTCGCTGACGCCGCAGATCAAACACTACCGCCTGGTCTCTGACGACGGCACGCCGTTGACGCCCTACCAACCGGGCAGTCATCTCATCGTCACCGTCGGCGAGCACCGCAACGCATACTCCCTAGTCGATGACGGCGTACTGCCTGCGAGCTACGGCATCTCGGTGATGCGTCGCGGCGAAGGCCGTGGATCCGATCTAATGCACGACCAGCTGCAGGCCGGCGACCTCGTGGAGATCGAAGGCCCGCGAGCGATGTTTTCCCCAATCCTCAATCAGCGCAACGCATTGCTGGTTGCCGGCGGGATAGGTGTAACGCCGATCCTGTCCCATGCGCGCGCGATTGCGCGTCGTGGTGGCACCGCAGACATCATCTACTCCTATCGCCCGGGCAACGCCGCTCATCTTGACGATCTGCGTGAAATCGCCGACAGGCCGGGGATCACATTGCGCGAGGTCCTCACGGTCGAGGACACGATCGACATGATGTCTGTGCGGTTTCGCGCGCAGCCGTTGGGCACGCACGCCTATGCGTGCGGGCCCCCTGCGCTGCTCGACACCTACCTGCGCGCTGCCCGTAATGCCGGATGGCCTTCAGCACGTGTGCATCTCGAGCGCTTTACGGCGCCCCAGCAGGATCCAGGCGACCCGTTCACGGCCATCATGGCGAGTTCCGGGGAGGTGATCGACGTGCCAGCTGGAGTGTCCCTCCTTCAGCGGCTACTCGATCATGGCCTGCAGGTGCGCAATTTGTGCCGCCGGGGAGTGTGCGGCGAGTGTCGCATCACCGTGCTTGCCGGCGAAATCGAACACCGCGACTTCGTCCTCACCGACGAGGAGAAGTCAACAAACACAACCATGTTGAGCTGCGTCTCACGTGGCCGGGACATCGAGGTGGGCCTATGA
- a CDS encoding heme-dependent oxidative N-demethylase family protein: MNVSIQNHRDTPVQRYLAQPVDHLSNLPWPFPDDDSTFEYTVNVEPARVPCVTRGGEWGRHLVDLGGAEYPAIMAERRRILDADPHRVKLRPGMELACWDLLLYYLRDLDRAYPQMMRLLEQPDGQFHWRNAILGTDQRFVFGDWDSLPRGPLDFLAREVPDDLLLVVERDGRLYFDAGAVTFAAAWSVSFDVGMDMYEIHAPVPHLISQGIVTRAERFLRYLRADEVYRRVNWTLSASDSHKLDVSLEELHEWGRDVPRMVRDGDFGRARLRIELEHFIRLPMTGAVTFNIRTFMASLRDVRRIPAWSQQLATVIETLDEEIAAYKGFLDYRDGVVSYLRAGYEPENGVETAG, encoded by the coding sequence ATGAACGTCTCAATCCAGAATCACCGCGACACCCCCGTGCAGCGTTACCTCGCCCAGCCTGTGGACCATCTGAGCAATTTGCCATGGCCATTTCCCGATGACGACTCCACGTTCGAGTACACCGTCAACGTCGAGCCCGCCCGGGTGCCCTGCGTCACCCGGGGAGGCGAATGGGGACGACACCTCGTCGACCTCGGTGGGGCGGAGTACCCCGCGATCATGGCAGAACGGCGCAGAATCCTCGACGCCGATCCGCATCGGGTCAAGCTCAGGCCGGGAATGGAGCTCGCGTGCTGGGACCTGCTGCTGTATTACCTGCGTGACCTGGATCGGGCGTACCCGCAGATGATGCGGCTACTCGAGCAGCCGGACGGCCAATTTCATTGGCGCAACGCAATACTGGGCACAGACCAGCGTTTTGTGTTCGGTGACTGGGACTCGTTACCGCGCGGGCCGCTGGACTTCCTTGCCCGCGAGGTGCCCGATGACCTCCTGTTGGTCGTCGAGCGAGACGGCCGACTCTACTTCGACGCTGGCGCAGTGACCTTCGCCGCGGCTTGGTCGGTATCTTTCGACGTGGGAATGGATATGTACGAAATCCATGCACCCGTCCCGCATCTGATTTCCCAGGGAATCGTCACCCGCGCCGAGCGGTTCCTGCGCTACCTGCGCGCCGACGAAGTTTACCGGCGGGTGAATTGGACCCTCTCGGCGTCTGATTCACACAAACTCGATGTGAGCCTCGAGGAGCTTCACGAGTGGGGACGCGATGTGCCGAGAATGGTCCGCGACGGAGACTTCGGCCGGGCCCGGCTTCGAATCGAGCTCGAGCACTTCATTCGCCTACCGATGACGGGCGCGGTGACTTTCAACATCCGGACCTTCATGGCCTCGCTGAGGGACGTTCGCCGAATCCCTGCATGGTCGCAGCAACTTGCGACCGTGATCGAGACACTCGACGAGGAGATCGCCGCGTACAAGGGATTTCTCGACTACCGCGATGGCGTTGTGTCCTACCTGCGGGCGGGGTATGAGCCGGAGAACGGTGTTGAAACAGCGGGCTGA
- a CDS encoding PPE family protein, whose protein sequence is MIDFAVLPPEVNSGRMYAGAGAGPLLAGAAAWDSLASELSAAASSYQSVITDLTGGGWLGPSATAMAAAAAPYVAWMNTTAGQAEQTATQAKAAAAAYQTAFAGVVPPPVITANRTLLASLVATNILGQNTPAIAATETQYAEMWAQDAVAMYGYAGAASAATQLTPFDEAPQTTNPSGTAAQGGAVSQANGTGGLGQTLSQVPNALQSLASPAQAASPADAIGDILSDPLVQAVGELLGVLGNDYGFAVSAIGFVGCLPGFFVGPLLSLALPEAGALPAAFAATASDATGAGLGADLAASLGSGAGAGVSAGMGEAASLGGMSVPPTWGSAPAIRLASAEMPIAGGGLGAVPEAGVGAPGGMFGGIPPVGSVVNAPRNGEGRLRPPSRARVIPAIAAAPGAAHGDALERGPQASRPGSEDSGSLSDQERAELDALREEMAELAMERDAAARLIREAIR, encoded by the coding sequence ATGATCGATTTTGCGGTGTTGCCCCCGGAGGTGAATTCGGGGCGGATGTATGCCGGGGCCGGGGCGGGTCCGTTGCTGGCCGGTGCCGCAGCGTGGGACAGCCTGGCCTCAGAGCTCAGTGCGGCGGCCAGCTCGTATCAGTCGGTGATCACCGATTTGACCGGTGGGGGCTGGCTGGGTCCGTCGGCGACCGCGATGGCCGCCGCGGCGGCGCCGTATGTGGCGTGGATGAACACCACCGCCGGCCAGGCTGAGCAGACCGCGACTCAGGCTAAAGCGGCCGCGGCGGCCTATCAGACGGCGTTCGCCGGGGTGGTGCCCCCACCGGTGATCACCGCGAACCGCACGTTGCTGGCCTCGCTGGTGGCCACCAACATTCTGGGGCAAAACACCCCGGCGATCGCGGCGACGGAGACGCAGTACGCCGAGATGTGGGCCCAAGACGCGGTCGCGATGTACGGCTACGCCGGCGCGGCCTCGGCGGCGACGCAGTTGACACCGTTTGATGAAGCACCGCAAACCACCAACCCGTCCGGCACCGCGGCTCAGGGCGGCGCGGTCAGCCAAGCCAACGGAACCGGCGGTTTGGGCCAAACCCTGTCGCAGGTACCGAATGCGTTGCAGTCGTTGGCATCACCGGCGCAGGCGGCGTCTCCGGCGGATGCGATCGGTGACATTTTGAGTGATCCGTTGGTTCAGGCCGTGGGTGAACTGCTGGGGGTGTTGGGCAACGATTACGGGTTTGCGGTCAGTGCCATCGGATTCGTCGGCTGTCTGCCGGGATTCTTCGTCGGCCCGCTGTTGTCGTTGGCTCTTCCGGAGGCGGGGGCGTTGCCGGCGGCGTTTGCCGCGACGGCCTCGGATGCCACGGGTGCTGGGTTGGGTGCGGATCTGGCGGCGTCGCTGGGTTCCGGCGCGGGTGCCGGTGTGTCGGCGGGGATGGGAGAGGCCGCCTCGCTGGGTGGGATGTCGGTGCCACCGACGTGGGGCAGCGCGCCGGCGATCCGGCTGGCTTCGGCCGAGATGCCCATCGCCGGCGGCGGCCTGGGAGCCGTCCCCGAGGCTGGTGTGGGCGCCCCGGGCGGGATGTTCGGCGGAATCCCCCCGGTGGGCAGCGTGGTCAACGCGCCACGCAACGGCGAGGGTCGTCTGCGACCCCCCAGCCGGGCCAGGGTGATCCCGGCGATCGCCGCCGCCCCCGGCGCTGCCCACGGCGACGCGCTGGAGCGTGGGCCGCAGGCGAGCCGGCCGGGATCAGAGGATTCTGGCTCGCTCAGCGATCAGGAACGCGCCGAGCTTGATGCCCTGCGCGAGGAGATGGCGGAGTTGGCCATGGAACGTGATGCGGCAGCCCGGTTGATCAGAGAGGCGATTCGATGA
- a CDS encoding PPE family protein encodes MDFAVLPPEVNSGRMYAGAGAGPLLAGAAAWDSLASELSAAASSYQSVITDLTGGGWLGPSATAMAAAAAPYVAWMNTTAGQAEQTATQAKAAAAAYQTAFAGVVPPPVITANRTLLASLVATNILGQNTPAIAATETQYAEMWAQDAVAMYGYAGAASAATQLTPFDEAPQTTNPSGTAAQGGAVSQANGTGGLGQTLSQVPNALQSLASPAQASPGATGNPIYDDLLNLLTTGPIGDFVNDSNLAFGYFGAFNGGMYAISGAGFVVSPFISASMVQGALIAQAAINAPAAAAAAATASDVSGGALGAGLASTSVSAGVGEAATVGGLSVPPTWGSAPAIRLASAEMPLAGGLGAVPEAALAAPGSFGAPVMGPIGSVVNAPRNGEGRLRSPSRAKVIPAIAAAPGAHEDTPDQTGTQDNSEHDSGVALSGRAELRRLRRLRAELAKERDVLQRSANMLIKEALHK; translated from the coding sequence ATGGATTTTGCGGTGTTGCCCCCGGAGGTGAATTCGGGGCGGATGTATGCCGGGGCCGGGGCGGGTCCGTTGCTGGCCGGTGCCGCAGCGTGGGACAGCCTGGCCTCAGAGCTCAGTGCGGCGGCCAGCTCGTATCAGTCGGTGATCACCGATTTGACCGGTGGGGGCTGGCTGGGTCCGTCGGCGACCGCGATGGCCGCCGCGGCGGCGCCGTATGTGGCGTGGATGAACACCACCGCCGGCCAGGCTGAGCAGACCGCGACTCAGGCTAAAGCGGCCGCGGCGGCCTATCAGACGGCGTTCGCCGGGGTGGTGCCCCCACCGGTGATCACCGCGAACCGCACGTTGCTGGCCTCGCTGGTGGCCACCAACATTCTGGGGCAAAACACCCCGGCGATCGCGGCGACGGAGACGCAGTACGCCGAGATGTGGGCCCAAGACGCGGTCGCGATGTACGGCTACGCCGGCGCGGCCTCGGCGGCGACGCAGTTGACACCGTTTGATGAAGCACCGCAAACCACCAACCCGTCCGGCACCGCGGCTCAGGGCGGCGCGGTCAGCCAAGCCAACGGAACCGGCGGTTTGGGCCAAACCCTGTCGCAGGTACCGAATGCGTTGCAGTCGTTGGCATCACCGGCGCAAGCCTCACCCGGGGCAACGGGTAACCCGATCTATGACGATCTGCTCAACCTGTTGACCACCGGCCCGATCGGTGACTTCGTCAACGACAGCAACCTGGCCTTCGGCTACTTCGGGGCCTTCAACGGCGGGATGTATGCCATCTCCGGCGCCGGTTTCGTTGTCTCCCCGTTCATTTCGGCGTCCATGGTGCAAGGTGCCTTGATCGCGCAAGCGGCCATCAACGCCCCCGCTGCCGCGGCCGCCGCGGCCACCGCATCGGATGTCTCCGGCGGTGCGCTCGGGGCGGGCTTGGCCAGTACGAGCGTGTCAGCCGGAGTGGGGGAGGCCGCGACCGTCGGCGGGCTCTCGGTGCCACCGACATGGGGCAGCGCGCCAGCGATCCGGCTGGCCTCAGCCGAGATGCCGCTTGCCGGCGGTCTGGGGGCTGTCCCCGAGGCGGCGCTGGCCGCCCCGGGTTCGTTCGGTGCGCCGGTCATGGGCCCCATCGGCAGCGTGGTCAACGCACCACGCAACGGCGAGGGGCGTCTGCGATCTCCGTCGCGCGCCAAGGTGATCCCGGCCATCGCCGCCGCCCCCGGCGCCCACGAGGACACGCCGGATCAGACTGGGACACAAGACAACAGCGAGCACGACAGTGGCGTCGCGCTCAGCGGACGCGCGGAGCTTCGACGGCTACGCAGACTCCGAGCCGAACTCGCCAAGGAACGCGACGTACTCCAACGCTCGGCGAACATGCTCATCAAAGAAGCACTCCACAAATAA
- a CDS encoding PE family protein — protein MSFVTTQPEAISSAVGTLTGIGSSVNAGNAYAASATTGLPPAAADEVSGLTAAQFNAHAALYQTISAQAAAIHEQFVNMLATSAGSYAATEAANAASAG, from the coding sequence ATGTCCTTTGTGACCACACAACCCGAGGCCATCTCCTCAGCGGTCGGCACCTTGACCGGCATCGGCTCATCGGTCAACGCCGGCAACGCCTACGCCGCCAGCGCCACCACCGGACTGCCCCCGGCGGCCGCCGACGAAGTCTCGGGCCTGACCGCGGCGCAATTCAACGCACACGCCGCGCTCTACCAAACCATCAGCGCCCAGGCCGCAGCCATTCACGAGCAATTCGTCAACATGCTCGCAACAAGCGCAGGATCTTACGCAGCGACCGAGGCCGCCAACGCCGCCTCAGCCGGCTAA
- a CDS encoding WXG100 family type VII secretion target produces MPTRFMTDPHEMRAMAGRFDVHAQTVEDEARKMWTSSQNIAGAGWSGTAQATSYDTMGQMNTAFRNIVNMLHGVRDGLIRDANNYEAQEQASQQILSS; encoded by the coding sequence ATGCCTACTCGTTTTATGACTGACCCGCACGAGATGCGGGCGATGGCAGGGCGTTTCGACGTGCACGCCCAGACCGTGGAGGACGAGGCCCGCAAGATGTGGACCTCGAGCCAGAACATCGCCGGGGCCGGCTGGTCCGGTACTGCTCAGGCCACCAGCTACGACACGATGGGTCAGATGAACACGGCGTTCCGCAACATCGTGAACATGCTGCACGGTGTGCGCGACGGCTTGATCCGCGACGCGAACAACTACGAAGCCCAAGAGCAGGCCTCGCAGCAGATCCTGTCCAGCTAA
- a CDS encoding WXG100 family type VII secretion target, translated as MSISYQFGDVDAHGALIRAQAASLEAEHQSIVRDVLAAGDFWGGSGSVACQEFITQLGRNFQVIYEQANSHGQKVQTAGNNMSSTDSAVGSSWA; from the coding sequence ATGTCGATCAGCTACCAGTTCGGTGACGTGGATGCCCACGGCGCCCTGATCCGCGCCCAGGCCGCCTCCCTGGAGGCCGAGCACCAGAGCATCGTCCGCGATGTGCTGGCCGCCGGTGACTTCTGGGGTGGCTCGGGTTCGGTGGCCTGCCAGGAGTTCATCACCCAGTTGGGCCGCAACTTCCAGGTCATCTACGAACAAGCCAACTCCCACGGCCAAAAAGTCCAGACGGCAGGCAACAACATGTCGTCGACCGACTCCGCCGTCGGATCCAGCTGGGCCTGA
- a CDS encoding cache domain-containing protein: protein MTASQPELDRVLQAMADLASEAFGAADRIESAVSAQLENSPRPTRDGLAQIEPVAAEVLAAPGSNIQGVGFVAAAGVMREARLWLEWYVRDGNGRPSRLEVHPDPLDSDLEDYEPLTWYAVPRDTRARHVAGPYLDSLCSDDYMLTFTQPITVDGTFVGVSGADITVRAVERTLLPVLGSLSAPVAVINTQGRTLISNTGALLCGELVRTPLAELDARSLPGTPLHVVGLKG, encoded by the coding sequence TTGACCGCATCCCAGCCAGAGCTCGACCGCGTCCTGCAAGCCATGGCGGACCTTGCCAGCGAGGCATTCGGCGCGGCCGACCGGATCGAGTCGGCCGTCAGCGCCCAGCTCGAGAACAGCCCGCGGCCGACGCGCGACGGCCTTGCCCAGATCGAGCCGGTGGCCGCCGAGGTACTCGCCGCGCCCGGGTCGAACATCCAGGGGGTGGGGTTCGTGGCGGCGGCCGGTGTCATGCGCGAGGCAAGACTGTGGCTGGAATGGTACGTCCGCGACGGCAACGGGCGGCCAAGCCGCCTAGAGGTCCATCCCGACCCGCTCGATTCCGACCTCGAGGATTACGAGCCTTTGACCTGGTACGCGGTGCCCCGCGACACCCGCGCACGACATGTGGCGGGTCCGTATCTGGACAGCCTGTGCAGCGACGACTACATGCTGACGTTCACCCAGCCGATTACGGTCGACGGCACTTTCGTCGGCGTTAGCGGGGCCGACATCACGGTACGGGCCGTCGAGCGGACCCTGCTGCCGGTCCTTGGTTCGCTGTCGGCGCCGGTGGCGGTGATCAACACCCAAGGCCGGACCCTGATCAGCAACACCGGCGCGCTGCTTTGCGGCGAGCTGGTCAGGACGCCGCTGGCCGAACTCGACGCCCGATCGCTGCCGGGGACCCCCCTGCACGTCGTCGGCCTGAAAGGCTAG
- a CDS encoding FadR/GntR family transcriptional regulator — protein sequence MRLARHYYGHATAAVFAPFKPMFRAEFVIRRLRDAIALGLLPDGTQLPGEADLAASLGVSTVTVREALAALRNDGLLQTRRGRGGGSFIALPPGGASAIIRRRLQSLSLMDLRDLGDFYAAVSGAAAACAAQRGTPDEIEQIRGAAERFAAAADVGARRQTDARLRLLIATTAQSPRLYAAEVELQAEIGTLLRLTFELKDAFRHDAELVTELVVALRAADAARARHAAEQRVRAATARLTELRIDLERP from the coding sequence ATGCGATTGGCACGGCACTATTACGGGCACGCGACAGCGGCGGTCTTCGCCCCGTTCAAGCCGATGTTTCGGGCCGAGTTCGTGATCAGGCGGCTTCGCGACGCCATCGCGCTGGGTTTGCTCCCGGACGGAACGCAGCTGCCCGGCGAAGCCGACCTCGCGGCGTCGCTGGGAGTATCCACCGTGACGGTCCGCGAGGCGCTGGCCGCGCTGCGCAACGACGGGCTTCTTCAGACCCGGCGCGGACGCGGTGGCGGCAGTTTCATCGCACTGCCGCCGGGCGGCGCGAGCGCGATCATCCGCCGGCGGCTCCAGTCGCTGAGCTTGATGGACCTGCGGGACCTAGGCGACTTCTACGCTGCGGTGTCGGGCGCCGCCGCGGCCTGTGCGGCCCAGCGAGGCACACCCGACGAAATCGAGCAGATCCGTGGCGCGGCCGAGCGGTTCGCCGCGGCCGCCGACGTCGGCGCCCGCCGCCAGACCGACGCCCGGCTCCGGCTCCTGATCGCCACCACCGCCCAGTCCCCCCGCCTTTACGCCGCGGAGGTGGAATTGCAGGCCGAGATCGGCACGCTGTTGCGGCTCACCTTCGAGCTGAAAGACGCGTTTCGCCACGACGCCGAGCTGGTAACCGAGCTGGTCGTCGCCCTCCGTGCGGCTGACGCGGCCCGCGCCCGGCACGCCGCCGAGCAGCGCGTCCGGGCGGCGACCGCCCGCCTCACCGAACTGCGCATCGACCTGGAACGCCCTTGA
- a CDS encoding ABC transporter ATP-binding protein has protein sequence MNSPATCATPAISLRNVGKTFGSATAVAGVDLDIFDGELFAMLGPSGSGKTTVLRMIAGFEQPTHGVVALGGVDATGLPPFRRDVNTVFQDYALFPHLSVAENVAYGLKVRKVGKAERATRVAEALEMVRLADRGQHQPHQLSGGQRQRVALARALVCRPAILLLDEPLGALDLKLREQMQVELKAIQREVGITFVFVTHDQDEALTLCDRLAVFNDGRIEQVGPAREVYESPANRFVAGFVGTSNVLSGAAAEQLLGRSGTWALRPEKIAIVPDGAPTPAGHVTRAGTVAEVIYAGASTRLLADVGPATLSVTSLNAAGTIDSVRRGEPVTLAWSQDALHPLAG, from the coding sequence ATGAATAGCCCGGCTACCTGCGCCACGCCGGCAATCTCGCTCCGGAACGTCGGCAAAACCTTCGGGTCCGCCACGGCCGTGGCAGGTGTGGATCTCGACATCTTCGACGGCGAGCTGTTCGCGATGCTCGGACCGTCGGGATCCGGCAAGACGACTGTGCTGCGGATGATCGCCGGGTTCGAACAGCCGACCCACGGCGTCGTCGCCCTCGGTGGCGTCGACGCGACCGGGCTGCCGCCGTTCCGGCGTGACGTCAACACCGTCTTCCAGGACTACGCCCTGTTTCCGCATTTGAGCGTCGCCGAGAACGTCGCCTACGGCCTGAAAGTCAGAAAGGTGGGCAAGGCCGAGCGCGCCACGCGGGTCGCCGAGGCGCTGGAGATGGTCCGGCTCGCCGACCGCGGCCAGCACCAACCACACCAGCTGTCCGGGGGACAGCGGCAACGGGTCGCACTCGCCCGCGCGCTGGTCTGCCGCCCGGCGATCCTGCTGCTCGACGAGCCGCTGGGCGCGCTCGACCTCAAGCTGCGCGAGCAGATGCAGGTGGAACTGAAGGCCATCCAGCGCGAGGTGGGCATCACGTTCGTGTTCGTCACGCACGACCAGGACGAGGCACTCACCCTGTGTGATCGCCTGGCGGTGTTCAACGACGGGCGGATCGAGCAGGTCGGTCCGGCTCGCGAGGTGTACGAGTCGCCCGCCAATCGCTTCGTCGCCGGATTCGTCGGCACCTCCAATGTGCTCTCCGGCGCCGCCGCCGAGCAGTTGCTCGGCCGCAGCGGCACATGGGCGCTACGACCCGAGAAGATCGCGATCGTTCCCGACGGCGCGCCCACCCCCGCCGGGCACGTCACCCGCGCCGGCACGGTCGCCGAAGTCATCTACGCCGGCGCCAGCACCCGGCTGCTGGCCGACGTCGGCCCCGCAACGCTGTCGGTGACCAGCCTCAACGCCGCCGGAACCATCGATTCGGTGCGCCGGGGCGAACCCGTCACGCTGGCCTGGTCGCAGGACGCCTTGCACCCGCTCGCCGGCTGA
- a CDS encoding ABC transporter substrate-binding protein gives MNVRLKAAAAVGAVLLSWTLGGCSSKSATQGTGGTKPPSIPQLQTLGNGEGQLNIVAWAGYAEDGSNNKADDWVHPFANQTGCQVNVKVANTSDEMVQLIRTGQYDGVSASGDASLRLIYGGAVAPVNTDLVPNYATVSSFLKQRGWNSVGGQMYGIPHGWGANLLMYNVDVVRDAPNTWAAVFDDADKYKGKVTAYDSPIYIADAALYLSTTKPELGIKDPYSLTPTQLDAAVDLLKKQRAAVGEYWADYTKEVQAFESGTSVIGTSWQVIANTIGADNKVRVNTVLPTQGATGWSDTWMIAARAAHPNCMYKWMNWISSPAVNAQVAEYFGEAPAQTKACDHTSQKDFCDVYHATDEKLAAAIHYWTSPQKQCVDGSGDNCTPYSEWVDKWQQIKG, from the coding sequence GTGAACGTCAGACTGAAAGCCGCCGCTGCGGTCGGCGCCGTCCTGCTGTCCTGGACGTTGGGCGGTTGCTCGTCGAAATCCGCGACGCAGGGGACCGGCGGCACCAAGCCGCCCAGCATCCCGCAGCTGCAAACCCTGGGTAACGGGGAGGGCCAGCTCAACATCGTCGCCTGGGCCGGCTATGCCGAGGACGGCTCGAACAACAAGGCCGACGACTGGGTGCACCCGTTTGCGAACCAGACCGGGTGCCAGGTGAACGTCAAGGTCGCCAACACCTCCGACGAGATGGTGCAGCTGATCCGCACCGGCCAGTACGACGGCGTGTCCGCCTCGGGCGACGCTTCGCTGCGGCTGATCTACGGCGGGGCGGTCGCTCCGGTCAACACCGACCTGGTCCCCAACTACGCGACCGTCTCCTCGTTCCTCAAGCAGCGAGGGTGGAACTCCGTCGGCGGTCAGATGTACGGCATCCCCCACGGCTGGGGCGCCAATCTGCTGATGTACAACGTCGACGTGGTGCGGGACGCGCCCAACACGTGGGCCGCGGTGTTCGACGACGCCGACAAATACAAGGGCAAGGTCACCGCCTACGACTCGCCCATTTACATCGCCGACGCCGCGCTGTACCTGTCGACCACCAAGCCCGAACTGGGCATCAAGGACCCCTACTCGCTGACGCCCACCCAGCTCGACGCCGCGGTCGACCTGCTCAAGAAGCAGCGGGCGGCCGTCGGCGAGTACTGGGCGGACTACACCAAGGAAGTACAGGCGTTCGAGTCGGGCACCTCGGTGATCGGCACGTCCTGGCAGGTCATCGCCAACACCATCGGCGCCGACAACAAGGTCCGGGTGAACACCGTGCTGCCTACCCAAGGCGCCACCGGATGGTCGGACACCTGGATGATCGCGGCGCGGGCCGCGCACCCCAACTGCATGTACAAGTGGATGAACTGGATCTCCTCGCCGGCGGTCAACGCCCAGGTCGCGGAGTATTTCGGCGAAGCACCCGCGCAGACCAAGGCGTGTGACCACACGTCGCAGAAGGATTTCTGCGACGTCTACCACGCCACGGACGAGAAGTTGGCCGCCGCCATCCACTACTGGACCTCGCCGCAGAAGCAGTGCGTCGACGGCAGCGGCGACAACTGCACGCCCTACAGCGAATGGGTCGACAAGTGGCAGCAGATCAAGGGCTGA